A genomic region of Plasmodium vivax chromosome 1, whole genome shotgun sequence contains the following coding sequences:
- a CDS encoding chloroquine resistance transporter, putative (encoded by transcript PVX_087980A) — protein sequence MTILKKKKKGSPQITPDERYRELDSHAQNESEIQEDVPISRKIANFLKLAYNEIRENISIYLLIIVYLCVCVMNKLLAKRTLKKIGNYSFVTSETHNCICMVVFFALYFMFGRRVMSAKERHRNFGVQFLLISLLDACSVIIAFIGLTRTTGNIQSFVMQLSIPINMFFCFLILRYRYHLFNYVGAFIIVVTIAVVEFMLSFETQEENSIVFNLVLIASLIPLSFSNMTREIVFKKYKINILRLNAVVSFFQIFTSCLMLPMYTLPFLKQINLPFSEIGTNIKNGFRCLFLGQNTIVENCGLGMSKMCDDCEGAWKTFIAYSFFNICDNLITSFIIEKFSTMTYTIVSCIQGPAIAIAYYFKFLAGDAVMQPRMLDFVTLFGYLFGSIIYRIGNIILEKKRMMEAGNDDDSEGELTNADSIITH from the exons ATGACCATcctgaaaaagaagaagaaggggagTCCCCAAATAACCCCCGATGAACGTTACCGGGAGTTGGATAGCCACGCACAGAATGAGA GCGAAATACAAGAGGACGTCCCCATCAGCAGAAAAATcgccaattttttgaagctagcttataatgaaattcgggaaaatatttccatTTATCTGCTGATTATCGTTTACCTGTGCGTATGTGTAATGAATAAACTGCTGGCAAAGAGGACTCTGAAGAAGATTGGGAACTACAGCTTTGTAACCTCCGAGACGCACAACTGCATATGCATGGTCGTTTTCTTTGCCTTGTACTTTATGTTTGGTCGCCGGGTCATGTCCGCCAAG gagaGACACCGAAACTTCGGAGTTCAATTTTTGCTAATCTCGCTGCTGGACGCCTGCTCAGTTATCATCGCGTTTATAG GCCTCACAAGAACCACCGGGAACATCCAGTCCTTCGTCATGCAGCTGAGCATTCCGATAAACAtgtttttctgctttttgaTTTTGCGATACAG ATACCACCTGTTCAATTACGTCGGCGCATTCATCATCGTCGTGACCATCGCCGTTGTGGAGTTTATGCTATCCTTCGAAACGCAGGAGGAGAATTCCATCGTGTTTAACCTCGTGTTGATTGCCTCGCTGATT ccGCTAAGCTTCTCCAACATGACCAGAGAAATCGTCTTCAAGAAGTACAAAATAAACATCCTGCGCCTGAAC GCCGTTGTTTCCTTCTTCCAAATATTCACCTCCTGCCTGATGCTTCCGATGTACACCCTCCCATTTTTGAAGCAAA TCAATTTGCCCTTCTCGGAAATCGGAACGAATATAAAAAACGGATTTAGATGTTTGTTCCTCGGACAGAACACCATCGTGGAG AACTGCGGGTTGGGAATGTCCAAGATGTGCGACGATTGCGAAGGAGCATGG AAAACCTTCATAGCCTATTCCTTTTTCAACATTTGCGACAATTTAATCACCAGCTTT ATAATAGAGAAATTCTCAACCATGACCTACACCATCGTCAGTTGCATACAGGGACCAGCCATAGCCATCGCCTACTACTTTAAGTTCCTTGCG GGAGACGCCGTCATGCAACCCCGCATGTTGGACTTTGTCACTTTG TTTGGCTACCTCTTCGGATCCATCATCTACCGCATAGGAAACATAATTCTTGAGA aaaaaagaaTGATGGAAGCTGGCAACGACGACGACTCCGAAGGAGAGCTGACCAATGCAGACTCGATAATAACACACTGA
- a CDS encoding cloroquine resistance associated protein cg1, putative (encoded by transcript PVX_087985A), translating into MRPVPALAPVLVAVTLTQLVCQCFVNTKYQVQLDHSIPSEFLHNDRSQKYTNVTIGNDSFLCLFGRSSRFGDASEGGTPPYGDGAEEEALSGCDDLGVFKKAGEAPEGVINYVEEKLHRGNYLLKYSQGKGIYYELHTHGDPPSSGTWGWGAAPMVGSEVDAGAATRKRGGGEAVKGEDEEGRSTTGSSHPHRGANQALRKDLPGRRGAPKKHSFNETSAAQRMSNGRLAIQCNFQKVYDYIFYKHKFNAYHKNRTYRNVNDEVMLKNHMIKGKMLTIKNACIDAFTPSSENELKICLNRSISFATNRHNQKKNKNKKRKHSCVCSYLSDKDLLFVNNTVVQYYSDGTYFFEVLFLCGNNNLRVNSFEKLHRRYFPFIFQIYEHVQANLTQLHKIIRNRRAMEQPYFFKTFSPYRYSESYFRALKEKLNKMLNAFFPKVTHLYRVTLSAYMFCDYTDRVNPPNHFLLKGLMNKCFQFTKHDEYFYEVCLPNSVIRYEKDEYDRVKYPLTLLGSSDRSSNEGKPFFEKVYDAFPVLKMNYRLRKDAENYLKTQKGVITQSAVISITREEDIDHAAVFSGGDFPSQGYPPSANQLSASSILAPASATVLSSSSVFSASPSEYTQNGSGGGSSGGSASSASSGGSASGGSGDGRGQNVLPPLATFKATITPLSEVASPPPYFSFAADRIPYISTYMIDKPVEILKYGNENFYKALAIDLRGGRCRDSLGDVHDYITTIYFDCSLHYKNETQTNIVNIFQTTECHYYVHVSSPVLCAHPTLHTSVKSQNEVIRCFRNVFAASAQRVGRSRGRSGSGKSGSSRSGGSRSGGSRRGSDRPPPSCGERDDPYLSDADKLYLHQFQEKKKKMMQKKNMHALESVPRNTKMEFGVKYDFGLGNYIRKRVYKGTPIFHIGNIVRHRYWNYEAVVVSWDYICYAPAEWKYHFFLEYPTEVQNSVHYLLLVNKDGKKGGAILHDRSAYTDHPNKRAETSHARRAKHATADEKWENVRLNVSEEQPFHDDHFNFAYVPESSLVYGDKMIYSEHLSQFFEQYNSFFHFYIPKKDHIIWKLFPYDFFNLIF; encoded by the coding sequence ATGCGGCCCGTGCCTGCGCTTGCGCCTGTGCTCGTTGCAGTGACGCTGACCCAGCTAGTGTGCCAGTGCTTTGTAAACACAAAATATCAAGTGCAGCTAGACCACAGCATACCAAGCGAGTTCCTCCACAACGACCGATCGCAGAAATACACCAACGTGACCATCGGGAATGACTCCTTTCTGTGCCTCTTCGGAAGGTCAAGCAGGTTTGGCGATGCCAGTGAAGGGGGGACTCCACCCTATGGAGATGGCGCGGAAGAGGAAGCACTGTCGGGGTGTGATGATCTTGgggtatttaaaaaagcagGAGAAGCACCCGAGGGGGTGATCAATTACGTGGAGGAAAAACTACACCGGGGAAATTACCTCTTGAAGTATTCTCAGGGGAAAGGAATATATTACGAATTACACACGCATGGTGACCCCCCCTCGTCAGGCACATGGGGGTGGGGGGCGGCCCCAATGGTTGGAAGTGAAGTCGACGCGGGAGCAGCGAcccgcaaaaggggaggaggagaagcagtaaaaggagaagacgaagaaggaagaagcaccaCGGGGAGTAGCCACCCACACAGGGGGGCGAACCAAGCACTAAGGAAAGACCTCCCAGGAAGGAGGGGGGCCCCCAAGAAGCACAGCTTTAACGAAACTAGCGCAGCTCAACGTATGAGCAACGGACGACTAGCCATACAGTGCAACTTCCAAAAAGTGTATGACTACATTTTCTACAAACACAAGTTCAACGCGTACCATAAGAATAGAACCTACAGAAATGTGAATGATGAAGTGATGCTAAAGAATCACAtgataaagggaaaaatgctGACCATAAAAAATGCCTGCATTGATGCGTTCACCCCGTCGAGTGAGAATGAACTGAAAATCTGCCTCAACAGATCCATCTCCTTTGCTACTAACAGGCAtaatcagaaaaaaaacaaaaataagaagagAAAACACTCATGCGTTTGTAGCTACCTGAGTGACAAAGACCTGCTCTTCGTTAACAACACAGTGGTTCAGTACTACAGCGATGGGACATATTTCTTCGAGGTCCTTTTCCTATGTGGGAACAATAACTTACGAGTTAACAGCTTCGAAAAACTGCACCGACGttatttccccttcattttccaaatatatgaacatgttcaggcGAATTTGACCCAACTGCACAAAATTATACGAAACAGAAGGGCCATGGAGCAGCcctacttttttaaaacgttcTCCCCATACAGGTACAGCGAGAGTTACTTCAGAGCGTTAAAGGAGAAGCTAAATAAAATGTtgaatgctttttttccaaaggtAACGCACCTGTACCGGGTAACCCTAAGTGCCTACATGTTCTGTGATTACACCGATAGGGTAAACCCACCCAATCATTTCTTGCTAAAAGGACTGATGAACAAGTGCTTCCAGTTTACAAAGCATGACGAGTATTTTTATGAAGTCTGCTTACCCAACAGCGTCATTCGATATGAGAAGGACGAGTACGATAGGGTAAAGTACCCCCTTACTTTGCTTGGATCTTCTGACCGCTCCTCAAATGAAGGAAAGccctttttcgaaaaagtgTATGATGCGTTTCCTGTgctcaaaatgaattatagACTTCGTAAAGACGCCgaaaattatttgaagacacaaaagggggtaatTACTCAATCGGCTGTTATATCGATTACGCGTGAGGAGGACATTGACCATGCGGCTGTCTTCTCCGGGGGGGATTTCCCCTCGCAGGGTTATCCCCCTTCTGCGAACCAGCTCTCTGCCTCATCCATTTTGGCGCCCGCCTCGGCGACCGTCCTTTCGTCGTCGTCGGTTTTTTCGGCCTCCCCATCGGAGTACACCCAGAATGGAAGCGGCGGCGGTAGCAGCGGTGGTAGTGCAAGCAGCGCTAGCAGCGGCGGTAGTGCCAGCGGCGGCAGCGGTGACGGGCGAGGCCAAAATGTCCTCCCGCCCCTAGCCACCTTCAAAGCCACAATTACGCCCCTGAGCGAGGTCGCCAGCCCGCCTCCCTACTTCTCCTTCGCCGCGGACCGAATTCCATACATAAGCACATACATGATCGACAAGCCAGTGGAGATTTTAAAATACGGGAACGAAAACTTCTACAAAGCTTTAGCGATTGATTTGAGGGGAGGACGCTGCAGAGACTCCCTTGGCGATGTACACGATTACATAACGACCATCTACTTCGACTGCTCCTTGCATTACAAAAACGAGACGCAGACAAACATAGTGAACATATTCCAGACCACGGAGTGCCACTACTACGTGCATGTGTCCTCTCCCGTCCTTTGCGCCCACCCGACCCTGCACACGTCCGTGAAATCGCAGAACGAAGTCATACGGTGTTTCAGAAATGTGTTCGCCGCGAGCGCCCAGAGGGTGGGCCGCTCCAGGGGTAGAAGTGGCAGCGGCAAAAGTGGCAGCAGCAGAAGTGGCGGCAGCAGAAGTGGCGGCAGCAGACGTGGAAGCGACAGGCCCCCCCCCAGCTGCGGCGAGCGAGACGACCCCTACCTCAGCGACGCAGACAAGCTCTACCTGCACCAGtttcaggaaaaaaaaaaaaaaatgatgcagaaaaaaaacatgcacgCACTCGAATCCGTGCCCAGGAACACTAAAATGGAGTTCGGCGTAAAATATGACTTCGGGCTAGGAAATTATATCCGAAAAAGAGTGTACAAAGGAACCCCCATTTTTCACATTGGCAACATTGTGAGGCATCGGTACTGGAATTACGAAGCAGTGGTGGTCAGCTGGGATTACATATGCTACGCGCCAGCTGAGTGGAAATatcatttctttttggaGTACCCAACCGAAGTTCAAAACTCTGTGCATTACCTCCTTTTGGTTAATAAAGACGGGAAAAAGGGAGGCGCAATTTTGCATGACCGTTCAGCGTACACAGACCATCCTAACAAACGTGCAGAAACTTCACACGCGAGGCGGGCTAAACACGCAACTGCTGATGAGAAGTGGGAAAACGTACGACTTAACGTGAGCGAAGAACAACCGTTCCATGATGACCACTTCAACTTCGCTTACGTCCCCGAGTCCAGTTTGGTGTATGGAGACAAAATGATTTACAGCGAACATTTGTCGCAGTTTTTCGAACAGtacaattccttttttcatttttacattcccAAAAAGGATCACATAATTTGGAAGCTTTTCCCGTACGACTTCTTCAACCTTATATTTTGA
- a CDS encoding glutaredoxin domain containing protein (encoded by transcript PVX_087990A): MKKYSKGPHLVCLLGAFPLYAAVSNEKSMEGLHNDSDTPAQLRNGSRVVHLEGTHINSKRAPWGIKTLSPHKNAAITSNEGKIKNKLREKVKGVNKICGEKIALKKWEPLWRYNYHGSRQLALCERANCNGEEKGGRIFARIANSENGKGSNFPSGEDTHQGHHVEMKRAYQGSDEGHTQMGTPEEHTQMGTPEEHTQMGTPEEHTQMGSHEDEPSCDTPSESETQAELTEEVINFIESIIKKHKIVLFMKGTALNPFCKYSKQAIHILKLNKVKEIRTVNILDDQQLRRSLKIYSEWPTFPQLYVNGKFVGGIDKLQELHDGKKLKGVLEDV; this comes from the coding sequence ATGAAGAAGTACAGTAAGGGGCCCCATTTGGTGTGCCTGCTCGGCGCCTTCCCACTGTACGCAGCCGTCTCGAATGAAAAATCGATGGAGGGTCTACACAACGATAGTGATACCCCTGCGCAGTTGCGAAATGGAAGCAGAGTGGTCCATTTGGAAGGCACACACATAAATAGCAAAAGAGCACCGTGGGGTATTAAAACATTGTCGCCTCATAAAAATGCGGCCATAACTTCGAAtgaagggaaaataaaaaacaagtTAAGGGAAAAAGTAAAGGGAGTGAACAAAATATGTGGCGAAAAAATTGCTCTGAAGAAATGGGAACCCCTGTGGAGGTACAACTACCATGGGAGCCGCCAACTCGCCTTGTGTGAAAGGGCCAATTGCAACggtgaggaaaaagggggacgaATTTTTGCACGCATAGCAAACTCTGAAAATGGTAAGGGGAGCAATTTTCCATCCGGGGAAGATACCCACCAGGGGCATCACGTCGAAATGAAGAGGGCATATCAAGGCAGTGACGAGGgacacacacaaatgggcacTCCCGAAGagcacacacaaatgggcacTCCCGAAGagcacacacaaatgggcacTCCCGAAGagcacacacaaatgggtagTCACGAAGACGAACCCTCCTGCGACACCCCCAGCGAAAGCGAAACGCAAGCAGAGCTAACAGAAGAAGTAATTAACTTCATCGAaagcataattaaaaaacacaaaatagTTCTGTTCATGAAGGGTACAGCGTTAAacccattttgtaaatatagcAAACAAGCAATACACATTTTGAAGCTAAACAAAGTGAAAGAAATTAGAACTGTTAACATTTTGGATGATCAACAGCTGAGGAgatctttaaaaatttactctGAATGGCCCACCTTCCCGCAGCTGTACGTAAATGGGAAATTCGTCGGGGGCATAGACAAACTGCAGGAGTTGCATGACGGGAAGAAGCTAAAGGGCGTCTTGGAGGATGTGTAG